The following are encoded together in the Populus trichocarpa isolate Nisqually-1 chromosome 5, P.trichocarpa_v4.1, whole genome shotgun sequence genome:
- the LOC7464826 gene encoding protein DETOXIFICATION 41 isoform X1, producing MGEESEYQTPLLELDSHSRIRDLSSVTIEEFLEHGPVAVRWWPRLVAWESRLLWILSGSSIIVSVSTFMLSFVTQMFSGHLGALELAGASIANVGIQGLAYGIMLGMASAVQTVCGQAYGAKKYSSMGIICQRAIILHLGAAFLLTFLYWFSGPVLRAIGQTESIAEQGEIFARGLIPQLYAFAFSCPMQRFLQAQNIVNPLAYMSVAVFLLHILLTWIVVYVLQYGLLGAALTLSFSWWLFVILNGLYIILSPSCKETWTGLSASAFTGIWPYFKLTVSSAVMLCLEIWYSQGLVLISGLLTDPTVALDSISICMNYLNWDMQFMLGLSASTSVRVGNELGAGHPKVAKLSVMVVNGTSIVISIIFSAIVLIFRVGLSKLFTTDYEVIDAVSDLTPLLAISVFLNGIQPILSGVAIGSGWQATVAYVNLATYYVIGLPIGCVLAFKTSLGVAGIWWGMVAGVLLQTITLIILTARTNWDTEVQNAAERVKKSANEDFSGLVEAI from the exons ATGGGCGAAGAATCAGAGTATCAAACACCGCTACTAGAACTTGACTCTCATTCACGTATTCGAGATTTGTCTTCTGTTACAATTGAAGAATTCTTGGAGCACGGGCCTGTGGCTGTCCGATGGTGGCCACGTCTAGTTGCATGGGAATCAAGGCTCCTTTGGATCCTATCTGGCTCATCTATTATTGTTTCCGTGTCCACCTTCATGCTTAGTTTCGTGACCCAGATGTTTTCAGGGCATTTGGGTGCATTAGAGCTTGCCGGGGCATCTATTGCCAATGTAGGAATTCAGGGTCTTGCTTATGGCATAATG CTGGGCATGGCCAGTGCGGTGCAAACTGTCTGTGGCCAAGCATATGGAGCCAAAAAGTACTCATCAATGGGCATCATTTGCCAAAGAGCAATTATTTTGCACCTGGGAGCAGCTTTCCTCCTCACATTCCTATATTGGTTTTCAGGGCCAGTTCTGCGAGCTATTGGGCAAACAGAGAGCATAGCTGAGCAGGGCGAAATTTTCGCTCGTGGCCTGATACCTCAGCTATATGCATTTGCATTTAGCTGCCCTATGCAGAGGTTTCTCCAAGCTCAGAACATAGTAAACCCTCTAGCATACATGTCTGTTGCGGTATTCCTACTCCACATTCTTCTCACATGGATTGTTGTTTATGTACTGCAATATGGTCTCTTGGGAGCTGCTCTAACACTGAGCTTCTCTTGGTGGTTGTTCGTCATCTTAAATGGACTTTACATTATCCTGAGCCCTTCTTGCAAGGAAACCTGGACTGGCTTATCTGCCAGTGCTTTCACAGGAATTTGGCCTTATTTTAAGCTTACAGTCTCGTCTGCTGTCATGCTTTG TTTGGAGATATGGTACAGCCAGGGACTGGTACTTATATCAGGACTCCTCACTGATCCAACAGTAGCACTAGACTCCATTTCTATATG CATGAACTACTTGAACTGGGACATGCAATTCATGTTAGGCCTGAGCGCATCTACCAG CGTTCGAGTAGGTAATGAACTAGGGGCAGGTCATCCGAAGGTAGCGAAATTGTCAGTGATGGTGGTGAATGGCACTAGCATCGTAATTAGCATAATTTTCAGCGCGATAGTTTTGATTTTTCGAGTTGGATTAAGCAAACTCTTTACAACCGATTATGAGGTTATAGATGCAGTTTCTGATTTGACTCCCCTGCTTGCCATCTCTGTTTTCTTAAATGGTATTCAGCCTATACTGTCAG GTGTGGCCATTGGGAGTGGATGGCAAGCTACTGTAGCTTATGTTAACCTGGCCACTTATTATGTAATTGGTCTCCCAATTGGATGTGTCCTTGCCTTCAAAACCAGCTTAGGAGTTGCT GGGATCTGGTGGGGGATGGTCGCTGGAGTTCTCTTGCAAACAATAACTTTAATTATTCTTACTGCCAGAACAAATTGGGATACTGAG GTTCAGAATGCAGCTGAACGTGTGAAGAAATCAGCAAATGAAGATTTCTCTGGCTTGGTGGAGGCCATCTAA
- the LOC7464827 gene encoding outer envelope membrane protein 7 → MGMKPAKQAAVVFGALAFGWLAIEMAFKPFLDKARSAMDKSDPARDPDGDDDSADRKEKGSLSESGAFFSDENPAVA, encoded by the coding sequence atggggaTGAAGCCAGCGAAACAGGCGGCGGTTGTATTTGGGGCTCTTGCATTTGGGTGGCTAGCTATTGAGATGGCTTTCAAACCCTTCCTCGACAAGGCTCGTTCCGCCATGGACAAGTCTGATCCTGCTCGGGATCccgatggtgatgatgattcTGCTGATCGCAAGGAGAAGGGCTCCCTCTCTGAATCTGGTGCTTTTTTCTCTGATGAGAACCCAGCAGTTGCTTGA
- the LOC7464667 gene encoding auxin response factor 6 encodes MRLSSSSSSTGFNQQTPEGDKKCLNSELWHACAGPLVSLPHVGSRVVYFPQGHSEQVAASTNKEVDAHIPNYPSLPPQLICQLHNVTMHADVETDEVYAQMTLQPLSQDDQKDAYLLPAELGTASKQPTNYFCKTLTASDTSTHGGFSVPRRAAEKVFPTLDYSQTPPAQELIARDLHDNEWKFRHIFRGQPKRHLLTTGWSVFVSAKRLVAGDSVLFIWNEKNQLLLGIRRANRPQTFMPSSVLSSDSMHIGLLAAAAHAAATNSRFTIFYNPRASPSEFVIPLVKYIKAVYHTRVSVGMRFRMLFETEESSVRRYMGTITGISDLDPVRWPNSHWRSVKVGWDESTAGERQPRVSLWEIEPLTTFPMYPSAFPMRLKRPWPSGLPSFHGLQDGDLNINSPMMWLQGGVGDLGVQSLNFQSFGVAPWIQPRFDTSMPALQPEMYQTMAAAALQEMRTVESSKLASQSHLQFQQSQNVSNGPAALIQRQMLQQSNLQHALLQNFQENQASTQAQFLQQHLQHRNQYTGQQLQQHQPQLQQVQQPKQLNELSAPQQIPNVISALPHLTSVAPSQSPSLQPISSQCQQQAFSEPLGNSIAASDVSSMHSVIGSLSQDGGSHLLNSNGSNPVISPALLSKRAAIDPQLSSGAAHCALPQVEQLRTTQSTVSDLATLLAPFSGREYSTYQGANDPQNNLLFGVNIDSSTFMLQHGIPNLRNIGTENDPLSMPFAASTFTSATGSDIPLNSDMTASSCVDESGFLQSSENVDQVNPSTRTFVKVHKSGSYGRSLDISKFSSYDELRSELARLFCLEGLLEDPQRSGWQLVFGDRENDVLLLGDDPWQEFVNNVWYIKILSPLEVQQMGKEGLSPAASVPSQKLSNSNSDGHMNTQGFRNSSNGIASMGSLDY; translated from the exons atgagactttcttcttcttcttcttctactggGTTTAATCAGCAGACTCCAGAAG GGGATAAAAAATGTTTGAATTCTGAGCTATGGCATGCATGCGCGGGGCCTCTTGTGTCTCTGCCTCACGTTGGAAGCCGAGTTGTGTACTTTCCACAGGGTCATAGTGAACAG GTTGCTGCTTCAACCAACAAGGAAGTTGATGCTCACATCCCTAATTACCCAAGCTTGCCTCCACAACTAATCTGCCAGCTTCACAATGTTACTATGCAT GCTGATGTTGAGACAGACGAAGTTTATGCTCAAATGACCTTGCAGCCATTAAGTCAG GACGATCAAAAGGATGCTTACCTATTGCCAGCAGAGCTAGGTACTGCCAGCAAACAGCCGACTAACTATTTCTGTAAAACATTGACTGCAAGTGATACTAGCACTCACGGAGGATTTTCTGTTCCTCGACGAGCAGCTGAAAAAGTCTTTCCTACTCTT GATTACTCCCAGACGCCTCCAGCTCAAGAACTAATTGCAAGAGATCTTCATGATAATGAGTGGAAATTCAGACATATATTTCGAG GACAACCCAAGAGGCATCTTCTTACAACAGGATGGAGTGTCTTTGTTAGTGCAAAGAGGCTTGTTGCTGGTGATTCTGTCCTTTTCATTTG GAATGAGAAGAACCAATTACTCTTGGGTATTCGGCGAGCGAATCGTCCTCAAACTTTCATGCCTTCGTCAGTTTTATCAAGTGATAGCATGCATATAGGTCTTCTTGCTGCTGCAGCTCATGCAGCAGCCACTAATAGCCgttttacaatattttataaCCCCAG GGCTAGTCCTTCAGAATTTGTCATTCCCCTGGTCAAGTATATTAAAGCAGTATACCATACAAGGGTTTCTGTGGGCATGAGATTTAGGATGCTATTTGAGACAGAAGAGTCAAGTGTCCGCCG ATACATGGGTACTATAACTGGTATTAGTGATTTAGATCCTGTTCGCTGGCCAAATTCACATTGGCGCTCTGTCAAG GTTGGCTGGGATGAATCCACTGCAGGGGAGAGGCAGCCAAGAGTATCTTTGTGGGAGATTGAGCCGTTAACAACATTCCCAATGTATCCATCTGCCTTCCCTATGAGACTGAAAAGGCCATGGCCATCTGGGCTACCGTCTTTCCATG GTCTGCAAGATGGTGATTTGAACATTAATTCACCAATGATGTGGCTTCAAGGAGGGGTTGGAGATCTGGGAGTTCAATCTTTGAACTTCCAGAGCTTTGGTGTTGCTCCTTGGATCCAGCCAAGGTTTGATACTTCTATGCCAGCTCTACAACCTGAAATGTACCAAACAATGGCAGCTGCTGCACTTCAGGAAATGCGAACAGTGGAATCTTCCAAACTAGCTTCTCAATCTCATTTGCAGTTCCAACAATCTCAAAATGTATCTAATGGGCCTGCTGCTTTGATTCAGAGGCAGATGTTGCAGCAGTCCAATCTTCAGCACGCACTTCTTCAAAACTTTCAAGAAAACCAGGCTTCAACACAGGCCCAGTTTCTACAACAACATTTGCAGCATCGCAATCAGTATACTGGTCAGCAGCTGCAACAGCATCAACCACAGCTGCAGCAAGTTCAACAGCCTAAACAACTGAATGAATTGTCTGCCCCACAGCAGATCCCGAATGTAATATCAGCTCTGCCTCATCTTACTTCAGTCGCCCCATCCCAGTCTCCATCTTTGCAGCCAATTTCTTCCCAGTGCCAGCAGCAGGCCTTTTCAGAACCACTTGGAAACTCAATTGCTGCATCTGATGTTTCTTCAATGCACAGTGTCATTGGTTCATTATCCCAGGATGGAGGATCCCACTTGCTTAATTCTAATGGATCCAACCCTGTCATCTCCCCTGCTTTATTATCAAAGCGAGCAGCAATTGATCCACAGCTTTCTTCTGGTGCTGCTCATTGTGCGCTACCCCAGGTTGAACAGTTGAGAACTACACAATCAACTGTGTCTGATCTTGCTACCTTGTTAGCTCCATTCTCTGGAAGAGAGTATTCTACCTATCAAGGTGCTAATGATCCACAAAACAATCTGCTGTTTGGAGTTAACATTGATTCTTCAACCTTCATGCTTCAGCATGGGATACCAAACCTGAGAAATATTGGCACTGAAAATGATCCGTTGTCTATGCCATTTGCTGCTTCAACTTTTACAAGTGCTACTGGAAGTGATATTCCACTTAATTCAGACATGACAGCTTCAAGTTGTGTAGATGAATCAGGTTTCTTACAGTCCTCTGAAAATGTGGATCAAGTAAACCCATCAACAAGAACCTTTGTGAAG GTTCACAAGTCAGGGTCCTACGGGCGATCACTAGATATTTCCAAGTTCAGCAGCTATGATGAGCTTCGCAGTGAGCTTGCTCGCTTGTTTTGCCTAGAAGGCCTATTAGAGGACCCACAGAGATCAGGCTGGCAGCTTGTATTTGGTGACCGGGAGAACGATGTGCTTCTCCTTGGTGATGATCCTTGGCA GGAATTTGTGAACAATGTCTGGTATATCAAGATCCTATCTCCTCTTGAAGTGCAACAAATGGGCAAAGAAGGTCTCAGTCCTGCAGCTTCTGTCCCAAGCCAAAAGCTTTCTAATAGCAACAGCGATGGGCACATGAATACGCAGGGTTTTAGAAACTCAAGCAATGGGATTGCATCTATGGGGTCTCTTGACTACTAA
- the LOC7464826 gene encoding protein DETOXIFICATION 41 isoform X4, with protein MGEESEYQTPLLELDSHSRIRDLSSVTIEEFLEHGPVAVRWWPRLVAWESRLLWILSGSSIIVSVSTFMLSFVTQMFSGHLGALELAGASIANVGIQGLAYGIMLGMASAVQTVCGQAYGAKKYSSMGIICQRAIILHLGAAFLLTFLYWFSGPVLRAIGQTESIAEQGEIFARGLIPQLYAFAFSCPMQRFLQAQNIVNPLAYMSVAVFLLHILLTWIVVYVLQYGLLGAALTLSFSWWLFVILNGLYIILSPSCKETWTGLSASAFTGIWPYFKLTVSSAVMLCLEIWYSQGLVLISGLLTDPTVALDSISICMNYLNWDMQFMLGLSASTSVRVGNELGAGHPKVAKLSVMVVNGTSIVISIIFSAIVLIFRVGLSKLFTTDYEVIDAVSDLTPLLAISVFLNGIQPILSGVAIGSGWQATVAYVNLATYYVIGLPIGCVLAFKTSLGVAGIWWGMVAGVLLQTITLIILTARTNWDTEVQNAAERLKKSANEDFSGLVEAI; from the exons ATGGGCGAAGAATCAGAGTATCAAACACCGCTACTAGAACTTGACTCTCATTCACGTATTCGAGATTTGTCTTCTGTTACAATTGAAGAATTCTTGGAGCACGGGCCTGTGGCTGTCCGATGGTGGCCACGTCTAGTTGCATGGGAATCAAGGCTCCTTTGGATCCTATCTGGCTCATCTATTATTGTTTCCGTGTCCACCTTCATGCTTAGTTTCGTGACCCAGATGTTTTCAGGGCATTTGGGTGCATTAGAGCTTGCCGGGGCATCTATTGCCAATGTAGGAATTCAGGGTCTTGCTTATGGCATAATG CTGGGCATGGCCAGTGCGGTGCAAACTGTCTGTGGCCAAGCATATGGAGCCAAAAAGTACTCATCAATGGGCATCATTTGCCAAAGAGCAATTATTTTGCACCTGGGAGCAGCTTTCCTCCTCACATTCCTATATTGGTTTTCAGGGCCAGTTCTGCGAGCTATTGGGCAAACAGAGAGCATAGCTGAGCAGGGCGAAATTTTCGCTCGTGGCCTGATACCTCAGCTATATGCATTTGCATTTAGCTGCCCTATGCAGAGGTTTCTCCAAGCTCAGAACATAGTAAACCCTCTAGCATACATGTCTGTTGCGGTATTCCTACTCCACATTCTTCTCACATGGATTGTTGTTTATGTACTGCAATATGGTCTCTTGGGAGCTGCTCTAACACTGAGCTTCTCTTGGTGGTTGTTCGTCATCTTAAATGGACTTTACATTATCCTGAGCCCTTCTTGCAAGGAAACCTGGACTGGCTTATCTGCCAGTGCTTTCACAGGAATTTGGCCTTATTTTAAGCTTACAGTCTCGTCTGCTGTCATGCTTTG TTTGGAGATATGGTACAGCCAGGGACTGGTACTTATATCAGGACTCCTCACTGATCCAACAGTAGCACTAGACTCCATTTCTATATG CATGAACTACTTGAACTGGGACATGCAATTCATGTTAGGCCTGAGCGCATCTACCAG CGTTCGAGTAGGTAATGAACTAGGGGCAGGTCATCCGAAGGTAGCGAAATTGTCAGTGATGGTGGTGAATGGCACTAGCATCGTAATTAGCATAATTTTCAGCGCGATAGTTTTGATTTTTCGAGTTGGATTAAGCAAACTCTTTACAACCGATTATGAGGTTATAGATGCAGTTTCTGATTTGACTCCCCTGCTTGCCATCTCTGTTTTCTTAAATGGTATTCAGCCTATACTGTCAG GTGTGGCCATTGGGAGTGGATGGCAAGCTACTGTAGCTTATGTTAACCTGGCCACTTATTATGTAATTGGTCTCCCAATTGGATGTGTCCTTGCCTTCAAAACCAGCTTAGGAGTTGCT GGGATCTGGTGGGGGATGGTCGCTGGAGTTCTCTTGCAAACAATAACTTTAATTATTCTTACTGCCAGAACAAATTGGGATACTGAG
- the LOC7464668 gene encoding small nuclear ribonucleoprotein SmD1a-like — MKLVRFLMKLNNETVSIELKNGTVVHGTITGVDISMNTHLKTVKGKNPVTLDHLSVRGNNIRYYILPDSLNLETLLIEETPKVKPKKPTAGRPLGRGRGRGRGRGRGR, encoded by the exons ATGAAGCTCGTCAG GTTTTTGATGAAGCTGAACAATGAGACCGTCTCAATTGAACTGAAGAACGGAACTGTTGTTCACGGAACCATCACAG GTGTTGATATCAGTATGAACACTCATCTGAAAACAGTGAAAGGGAAAAATCCAGTAACTTTGGATCATCTCAGTGTGAGGGGCAACAACATTCGTTATTACATCCTTCCTGACAGCTTGAATCTTGAGACTTTGCTGATCGAGGAGACACCTAAGGTCAAACCTAAGAAGCCAACAGCTG GGAGGCCTCTGGGTCGCGGTAGAGGCCGAGGCCGTGGACGTGGCCGCGGCCGCTAA